From a region of the Williamsia phyllosphaerae genome:
- a CDS encoding DUF3105 domain-containing protein, with product MATESPRPAPNTSSTNSPSGPPASKSSPKKKKKSRPGTVPTVKAGGRRQIPWMTVGAVVVVLIIVGALAAYLAPKYIDREEAQKFVPSASNPDPSDNINGVTKVFYPAGQHVAPTQRVAYDQSPPFGGPHDAIWATCTGIVYPNPLRSENAVHALEHGSIWITYNPETIASGDLDKLKSKVEGQQYILLSPYPGLSSPISLQSWGHQLKLDSAGDNRVDEFITALRRNSQTNVYPGQPQQSAYPEVGATCDALVGQGFDPSNPPPADSGPVPANAVPMSGEGTQQATNEAGVPAAPTTPGAATAPAVPAPTPAPAG from the coding sequence ATGGCGACCGAGAGCCCCCGGCCGGCACCGAACACGAGCTCGACGAATTCCCCGTCGGGGCCACCCGCGTCCAAGTCGTCGCCCAAGAAAAAGAAGAAGTCACGTCCGGGAACCGTTCCGACGGTCAAGGCCGGTGGCCGCCGCCAGATCCCGTGGATGACCGTCGGCGCCGTGGTGGTGGTGCTCATCATCGTCGGAGCACTCGCCGCCTACCTCGCGCCGAAGTACATCGACCGCGAAGAGGCCCAGAAGTTCGTGCCGAGCGCCTCGAACCCCGATCCGTCCGACAACATCAACGGCGTGACGAAGGTCTTCTATCCGGCCGGACAGCACGTCGCCCCCACCCAGCGCGTCGCGTACGACCAGTCGCCCCCGTTCGGCGGACCCCACGACGCGATCTGGGCGACATGTACCGGGATCGTCTACCCGAATCCGTTGCGTTCGGAGAACGCCGTCCACGCGCTCGAGCACGGATCGATCTGGATCACCTACAACCCGGAGACCATCGCCTCGGGCGATCTGGACAAACTCAAGAGCAAGGTAGAGGGGCAGCAGTACATCCTGCTGTCGCCGTACCCGGGCCTGAGCAGCCCGATCTCCCTGCAGTCGTGGGGCCATCAGCTCAAGCTCGACTCGGCGGGCGACAACCGCGTCGACGAGTTCATCACCGCCCTGCGCCGCAACTCGCAGACCAACGTCTACCCGGGCCAGCCGCAGCAGTCGGCGTACCCCGAGGTCGGCGCGACCTGCGATGCACTGGTCGGGCAGGGCTTCGATCCGAGCAACCCGCCGCCGGCCGATTCCGGCCCGGTTCCGGCCAACGCGGTCCCGATGTCCGGCGAGGGCACGCAGCAGGCCACCAACGAGGCAGGCGTACCCGCCGCACCGACGACCCCGGGCGCGGCGACCGCTCCCGCGGTCCCGGCTCCCACACCGGCTCCGGCGGGCTGA
- a CDS encoding glycosyltransferase produces the protein MKLALSFYGSRGDIQPGVCLGHELTRRGHTVTMLVPPNYVGFAASMGLAALPIGLDSESYWDSDRSRELLATRNPVRKLRLAQQQVAEGFARFDADLAETVTDLAADAGVDGLISGPLGQERIHALAEHLAVPMATMRFCAMSENGVVGAIPSSRTLPAAVNRASWRTADAITWTFGKGPENRFRARLGLPAARHRLTHRLQREAVLQIQAYDPVFFPGLNQEWGADRPLVGFLDLPVDERAAVGEEVAGDGPLSTWLETGPPPVYISFGSAPLSDPERVHTAIRDTARVLRIRALVGARGGSEGVGVGTDDVFVAGAMNHATVLPRCRAAVHHGGAGTTAATVRAGLPTMVASAGADQAHWGAAVTRLGIGTSTRLSTLDTATLTDGLAVLLRPDTIRRAEAVGAQMIAPADAAAAAAKAVESAFARVTV, from the coding sequence ATGAAGTTGGCACTGTCTTTCTACGGCAGCAGGGGCGATATCCAGCCGGGCGTGTGCCTGGGCCACGAGCTCACCCGGCGCGGGCACACCGTCACCATGCTGGTCCCGCCCAACTACGTGGGGTTCGCCGCCTCCATGGGGCTCGCCGCGCTCCCCATCGGTCTCGACAGCGAGTCGTACTGGGACAGCGACAGATCCCGGGAGCTGTTGGCCACCCGCAACCCCGTGCGCAAACTGCGCTTGGCGCAGCAGCAGGTCGCCGAGGGCTTCGCGCGCTTCGACGCCGATCTCGCCGAGACGGTCACCGACCTCGCCGCCGACGCCGGGGTGGACGGGCTGATCAGCGGCCCGTTGGGCCAGGAGCGCATCCACGCCCTCGCCGAGCACCTCGCGGTGCCGATGGCCACCATGCGGTTCTGCGCGATGTCGGAGAACGGGGTCGTCGGCGCCATCCCGTCGTCGCGCACCCTGCCCGCCGCGGTCAACCGTGCCTCGTGGCGCACCGCCGACGCCATCACGTGGACCTTCGGCAAGGGACCCGAGAACCGGTTCCGGGCCCGTCTGGGGTTGCCCGCCGCCCGCCATCGACTCACGCACCGTCTGCAGCGCGAGGCAGTGCTGCAGATCCAGGCCTACGACCCGGTCTTCTTCCCCGGGTTGAACCAGGAATGGGGGGCCGATCGGCCACTGGTGGGCTTCCTGGACCTTCCCGTCGACGAACGTGCGGCGGTGGGCGAGGAGGTCGCCGGCGACGGTCCGCTGTCGACATGGCTCGAGACCGGCCCGCCGCCGGTGTACATCTCGTTCGGCAGCGCGCCGCTCTCGGATCCGGAGCGCGTCCACACCGCGATCCGCGACACGGCCCGGGTCCTGCGCATCCGTGCGCTGGTGGGCGCACGAGGGGGCTCCGAAGGGGTGGGTGTGGGCACCGACGACGTGTTCGTCGCGGGCGCGATGAACCACGCGACGGTGCTGCCGCGGTGTCGGGCGGCCGTGCATCACGGGGGAGCGGGAACCACCGCCGCCACCGTCCGCGCCGGCCTGCCGACCATGGTCGCCTCGGCCGGGGCCGATCAGGCCCACTGGGGTGCGGCGGTCACCAGACTCGGGATCGGTACCTCGACGCGCCTGTCGACGCTGGACACGGCGACGCTCACCGACGGGCTCGCCGTGCTCCTGCGGCCGGACACGATCCGGCGCGCCGAAGCGGTCGGCGCACAGATGATCGCACCCGCCGACGCCGCCGCGGCGGCCGCCAAAGCAGTCGAGTCGGCGTTCGCACGGGTGACCGTGTGA
- a CDS encoding fused (3R)-hydroxyacyl-ACP dehydratase subunits HadA/HadB, with amino-acid sequence MKAADVSSADRDWTQYYEPSDHYQIGREEIREFARSMKDAHLVHWDDEFAAKRGHESLVAPLTFTARLAGTGLNWLMENVLTEYDTSAFVQTDQVFTYHRPLHAGDRLRLIMGLAPIRQKAGGDTITVSGLLVNEHDELIQTLQTTAAGRRGAQTEPALNAALTDVMMGDFVAPTTTSWSEIEGEPAFTDIAWDKPLDPSVPAFDDLAVGDELPAHTVTLRRGDLVNYSGISADYNPIHWSDRVAEIIGLETTIAHGMLTMGMGSGFVTSWLGDPAAMRDYRVRFTGIAYVADDAPAEVEYTGRVKSLDSEAKTATIAIQATFRGKRIFGRAVATVQLR; translated from the coding sequence GTGAAGGCCGCCGACGTCAGCTCCGCCGATCGGGATTGGACGCAGTACTACGAGCCGTCCGACCATTATCAGATCGGTCGTGAGGAGATCCGCGAGTTCGCGCGGTCGATGAAGGACGCACACCTCGTGCACTGGGACGACGAGTTCGCCGCGAAGCGCGGTCACGAATCACTCGTCGCACCGCTCACCTTCACCGCCCGCCTCGCCGGGACCGGTCTCAACTGGCTGATGGAGAACGTGCTCACCGAGTACGACACCAGCGCCTTCGTGCAGACCGATCAGGTCTTCACCTACCACCGTCCGTTGCACGCGGGCGACCGACTGCGGTTGATCATGGGCCTCGCGCCGATACGTCAGAAGGCGGGCGGCGACACCATCACCGTCTCCGGACTCCTGGTCAACGAGCACGACGAACTGATCCAGACCCTGCAGACCACCGCGGCCGGCCGTCGCGGGGCGCAGACCGAACCGGCACTCAACGCCGCCCTCACCGACGTCATGATGGGCGACTTCGTCGCGCCGACGACGACGTCGTGGAGCGAGATAGAAGGCGAGCCCGCGTTCACCGACATCGCCTGGGACAAACCGCTCGACCCGTCCGTCCCGGCCTTCGACGACCTCGCGGTCGGAGACGAACTGCCTGCACACACCGTCACGCTGCGCCGTGGCGACCTGGTGAACTACTCGGGCATCTCCGCCGACTACAACCCCATCCACTGGAGTGATCGGGTCGCCGAGATCATCGGACTCGAGACCACCATCGCCCACGGCATGTTGACCATGGGCATGGGATCGGGTTTCGTGACCTCGTGGCTCGGTGACCCTGCGGCGATGCGCGACTATCGTGTCCGTTTCACCGGCATCGCCTACGTGGCCGATGACGCCCCGGCCGAGGTCGAATACACTGGCCGGGTCAAATCGCTGGACAGCGAGGCGAAGACGGCGACCATCGCGATCCAGGCGACCTTCCGGGGCAAACGGATATTCGGGCGCGCGGTTGCCACGGTGCAGTTGAGATGA
- a CDS encoding DUF305 domain-containing protein, which produces MSTDASTDRMPSDAPERSDRRSLQRQLPALLVLGAVAMLLVGVAIGLMIRGDGGGTDRPAADSAAVGFAQDMSTHHAQGVAMAKVALTQAQSPEVRALAYDILTQQTNQIGQMQSWLTRWDRPMDNPGTAMAWMSADGHDHSGSMGQMTAMQMTAGNGVTTPLMPGMATASDMARLQSLRGDAVDVDFLQLMLRHHRGGLPMMEYAVDKDHVSEPYVRELAQQMINIQTNEADTLAKMLAERGAAQLPMN; this is translated from the coding sequence ATGTCGACCGACGCCTCCACCGACCGGATGCCCTCCGACGCCCCGGAACGATCCGACCGACGCTCGCTGCAGCGTCAACTGCCCGCACTGTTGGTCCTCGGTGCGGTCGCGATGCTGCTGGTCGGCGTCGCGATCGGGCTGATGATCCGCGGCGACGGCGGTGGGACCGACCGGCCGGCCGCCGACTCGGCCGCCGTCGGGTTCGCGCAGGACATGTCGACCCACCACGCCCAGGGTGTGGCGATGGCGAAGGTCGCGCTGACGCAGGCGCAGTCGCCGGAGGTTCGGGCACTGGCCTACGACATCCTCACCCAGCAGACCAACCAGATCGGGCAGATGCAGTCCTGGCTCACACGCTGGGACCGTCCGATGGACAACCCGGGTACGGCGATGGCCTGGATGTCGGCCGACGGTCACGACCACTCGGGGTCGATGGGTCAGATGACGGCCATGCAGATGACGGCGGGCAACGGGGTCACCACCCCGCTCATGCCCGGCATGGCCACCGCCTCCGACATGGCGCGGCTGCAGTCACTGCGCGGCGACGCGGTCGACGTCGACTTCCTCCAGCTGATGTTGCGCCACCACCGCGGCGGTCTGCCGATGATGGAGTACGCCGTCGACAAGGACCACGTGTCGGAGCCCTATGTCCGGGAGCTCGCGCAGCAGATGATCAACATCCAGACCAACGAGGCCGACACCCTGGCGAAGATGCTCGCCGAGCGCGGTGCCGCCCAGCTGCCGATGAACTGA
- the argS gene encoding arginine--tRNA ligase: MTPADLPAVLRDATTTVLTRRGLDASVVPDAVAVERPRNPEHGDYSTNIALQLAKKLGLSPRDLAGWLIEELATTDGIASADVAGPGFVNLRLAAATQNVVVADVLAAGVGFGRGTALADRAINLEFVSANPTGPIHLGGTRWAAVGDALGRVLAAQGAAVTREYYFNDHGTQIDRFARSLQAAADGAPTPEDGYAGAYVGEIAERVVAKNPDIASLSESERLERFRADGVEFMFDQIKSSLNEFGTVFDVFTHENAMFSSGLVDECIAELKANGNLYEKDGAWWLRSTSFGDDKDRVVIKSDGEAAYIAGDIAYYRDKRRRGFDLCIYMLGADHHGYVKRLKTGAAALGDDPDTVEVLIGQLVNLVRDGVPVRMSKRAGTVITLEDLVDAVGVDGARYSLIRSSVDVNLDIDLDLLTTQSNENPVYYVQYAHARLSAIARNAADLGVVADSAHLAELVDPAEGDLIRTLGDFPAVVATAAQLREPHRVCRYLETLAGTYHRFYDRCRILPQGDETPGPVHSARLALCSATRQVLANGLDLVGVSAPERM, translated from the coding sequence GTGACTCCCGCCGATCTGCCTGCCGTGCTGCGTGACGCGACCACGACGGTGCTGACCCGACGAGGACTCGACGCGTCGGTGGTCCCGGACGCGGTTGCCGTCGAGCGCCCACGCAACCCCGAGCACGGCGACTACTCCACCAACATCGCCCTGCAGCTGGCCAAGAAACTCGGTCTGTCCCCGCGCGACCTCGCCGGATGGCTCATCGAGGAACTGGCGACCACCGACGGCATCGCCTCGGCCGACGTCGCCGGTCCGGGGTTCGTGAACCTGCGACTCGCCGCCGCCACCCAGAACGTGGTCGTGGCCGACGTCCTGGCCGCCGGCGTCGGGTTCGGACGTGGGACGGCCCTCGCCGACCGCGCGATCAACCTCGAGTTCGTCTCGGCCAACCCCACCGGGCCCATCCACCTCGGCGGAACCCGGTGGGCGGCGGTGGGGGACGCCTTGGGCCGCGTGCTCGCCGCGCAGGGTGCGGCGGTGACCCGCGAGTACTACTTCAACGACCACGGCACGCAGATCGACCGCTTCGCCCGGTCGCTGCAGGCCGCCGCCGACGGGGCGCCGACCCCCGAGGACGGGTACGCCGGCGCCTACGTCGGCGAGATCGCCGAGCGGGTCGTGGCGAAGAACCCCGACATCGCCTCGTTGTCCGAGTCCGAGCGTCTCGAACGGTTCCGCGCCGATGGCGTCGAGTTCATGTTCGACCAGATCAAGTCGAGCCTGAACGAGTTCGGCACTGTGTTCGACGTCTTCACCCACGAGAACGCGATGTTCTCCTCAGGTCTGGTCGACGAGTGCATCGCCGAGTTGAAGGCCAACGGCAACCTGTACGAGAAGGACGGCGCCTGGTGGCTGCGGTCGACGAGCTTCGGCGACGACAAGGACCGCGTCGTCATCAAGAGCGACGGCGAGGCGGCCTACATCGCCGGCGACATCGCCTACTACCGCGACAAGCGCCGTCGTGGCTTCGACCTGTGCATCTACATGCTCGGCGCCGACCACCACGGCTACGTCAAGCGTCTCAAGACCGGTGCGGCCGCTCTCGGCGACGACCCCGACACCGTCGAGGTCCTCATCGGACAGTTGGTCAACCTGGTCCGCGACGGTGTCCCGGTCCGGATGAGCAAGCGTGCGGGCACCGTGATCACCCTCGAGGACCTCGTCGACGCGGTCGGTGTCGACGGCGCCCGCTACTCGCTGATCCGGTCGTCGGTGGACGTCAACCTCGACATCGATCTCGACCTGTTGACCACCCAGTCGAACGAGAACCCGGTCTACTACGTGCAGTACGCGCACGCACGGCTGTCGGCGATCGCCCGGAACGCCGCCGATCTCGGTGTGGTCGCCGACTCCGCGCACCTCGCCGAACTGGTCGACCCGGCCGAAGGTGACCTCATCCGCACCCTGGGTGACTTCCCCGCCGTGGTCGCGACCGCAGCGCAGTTACGCGAACCGCACCGGGTCTGTCGCTACCTCGAGACCCTGGCCGGGACCTATCACCGCTTCTACGACCGGTGCCGGATCCTGCCCCAGGGTGACGAGACCCCGGGGCCGGTGCACTCGGCACGCCTGGCCCTGTGCTCGGCGACCCGGCAGGTCCTCGCCAACGGACTCGACCTCGTGGGCGTGAGCGCCCCGGAACGGATGTGA
- a CDS encoding cyclopropane mycolic acid synthase family methyltransferase: MTTETPFFEDVQAHYDLSDDFFALFLDESRTYSCAYFKEEDYSLHEAQIAKIDLSLGKLGLEPGMTLLDVGCGWGATALRAMEKYGVNVIGLTLSKNQYGHVKKLVEDKAAETGLSGDIRLQGWEEFDGKVDRIVSIGAFEHFRFERHKQFFDFAYNALPDDGKMLLHTITAYGLSHHHETGNKIGKDDFAFLRFIATEIFPGGQLPLPKQVTDGATNAGFTVEKVQPLQLHYARTLDAWSKALGENRDKAIELCGRANYNTYVKYLSGCAASFRKDMIDVMQFTCVKG; the protein is encoded by the coding sequence TTGACCACCGAAACGCCGTTTTTCGAGGACGTCCAAGCCCACTACGACCTGAGCGATGATTTCTTCGCACTCTTCCTCGACGAGTCCCGCACCTACAGCTGTGCGTACTTCAAGGAAGAGGACTACAGCCTCCACGAGGCCCAGATCGCGAAGATCGATCTGTCGCTGGGCAAGCTCGGCCTCGAGCCGGGTATGACGCTGCTCGACGTCGGCTGCGGCTGGGGCGCCACCGCCCTGCGCGCGATGGAGAAGTACGGCGTGAACGTCATCGGACTCACCCTCAGCAAGAACCAGTACGGCCACGTCAAGAAGCTCGTCGAGGACAAGGCCGCCGAGACCGGTCTGTCCGGCGACATCCGCCTGCAGGGCTGGGAGGAGTTCGACGGCAAGGTCGACCGCATCGTGTCGATCGGCGCCTTCGAGCACTTCCGCTTCGAGCGTCACAAGCAGTTCTTCGACTTCGCCTACAACGCGCTGCCCGACGACGGCAAGATGCTGCTGCACACCATCACCGCCTACGGCCTGTCGCACCACCACGAGACCGGCAACAAGATCGGCAAGGACGACTTCGCGTTCCTGCGTTTCATCGCGACCGAGATCTTCCCCGGCGGGCAGCTCCCGCTGCCCAAGCAGGTGACCGACGGCGCGACGAACGCAGGGTTCACCGTCGAGAAGGTCCAGCCGCTGCAGTTGCACTACGCACGCACCCTCGACGCGTGGAGCAAGGCCCTCGGCGAGAACCGGGACAAGGCCATCGAGCTGTGTGGCCGCGCCAACTACAACACCTACGTCAAGTACTTGAGTGGCTGCGCCGCGTCGTTCCGCAAGGACATGATCGACGTCATGCAGTTCACCTGCGTGAAGGGCTAG
- the lysA gene encoding diaminopimelate decarboxylase, whose translation MMTHPAGPRHAEGVNATRRSENPTGAAELNVLPAAVWPRNATRADDGVVVLAGAPVTELAQEYGTPLFVIDEDDFRSRCADMLAAFGSTGRVHYASKAFLCGEIARWVDQEGLSLDVCSAGELTVAMRAGFPTHRIALHGNNKSPDELALAVTSGVGHIVVDSAIEIERLDAAAGDAGIVQDVLIRVTVGVEAHTHEFISTAHEDQKFGFSLSGGVAMDAVRQVFDTDNLRLVGLHSHIGSQIFDLDGFELAAHRVLGLLRDIVAEFGVDKTSQLSVLDLGGGLGISYIPSDDPPPIEVVASTLADIVTRQSEQLGLPTPILAVEPGRAIAGPGTVTVYRVGTVKDVALGGGTHRRYVSVDGGMSDNIRTSLYQAEYDVRLVSRTSDSDPVLSRVVGKHCESGDIVVKDCWLPADVAPGDLLAVAATGAYCYAMSSRYNMSMRPAVVAVRDGAPRLVLRRETVEDLVSLEVTR comes from the coding sequence GTGATGACCCACCCAGCCGGACCCCGCCACGCCGAGGGCGTCAACGCCACCCGACGGTCCGAGAACCCCACTGGCGCAGCCGAACTCAACGTCCTGCCCGCTGCGGTCTGGCCACGTAACGCCACCCGTGCCGACGACGGTGTCGTCGTGCTGGCCGGTGCCCCCGTGACCGAGCTGGCGCAGGAGTACGGCACGCCGCTGTTCGTCATCGACGAGGACGACTTCCGTTCACGGTGTGCCGATATGCTCGCCGCGTTCGGGTCCACCGGTCGGGTGCACTATGCGTCCAAGGCGTTCCTGTGCGGCGAGATCGCCCGCTGGGTCGACCAGGAGGGGCTCTCGCTCGACGTGTGTTCGGCGGGTGAGCTCACCGTCGCGATGCGCGCTGGGTTCCCGACGCATCGGATCGCGTTGCACGGCAACAACAAGTCGCCGGACGAGCTGGCCCTGGCGGTGACGTCGGGGGTCGGGCACATCGTCGTCGACTCGGCCATCGAGATCGAACGACTCGACGCCGCCGCGGGGGACGCCGGGATCGTCCAGGACGTGCTGATCCGCGTCACCGTCGGCGTCGAGGCACACACCCACGAGTTCATCTCGACCGCGCACGAGGACCAGAAGTTCGGTTTCTCGCTGTCCGGTGGCGTCGCCATGGACGCGGTGCGGCAGGTGTTCGACACCGACAACCTGCGTCTGGTGGGCCTGCACAGCCACATCGGATCGCAGATCTTCGATCTCGACGGTTTCGAACTCGCCGCGCACCGGGTCCTCGGGTTGCTCCGAGACATCGTCGCCGAGTTCGGGGTGGACAAGACCTCGCAGCTCTCGGTGCTCGATCTCGGTGGCGGACTCGGTATCTCGTACATTCCCTCGGACGACCCGCCTCCCATCGAGGTGGTTGCGTCCACCCTCGCCGACATCGTCACGCGCCAGTCCGAGCAGCTGGGTCTGCCGACCCCGATCCTCGCCGTCGAGCCCGGCCGCGCCATCGCCGGGCCCGGGACCGTGACCGTCTACCGGGTCGGGACCGTGAAGGACGTCGCGCTCGGCGGCGGCACCCATCGTCGTTACGTGTCCGTCGACGGCGGGATGAGCGACAACATCCGGACCTCGCTCTACCAGGCGGAGTACGACGTCCGCCTGGTCTCGCGTACCTCCGATTCCGACCCGGTGCTCAGCAGGGTCGTCGGAAAACACTGCGAGAGCGGCGACATCGTCGTGAAAGACTGTTGGCTGCCCGCCGACGTGGCCCCCGGTGACCTGCTCGCCGTGGCCGCGACGGGCGCCTACTGCTACGCGATGTCGAGTCGCTACAACATGTCGATGCGGCCGGCGGTGGTGGCCGTCCGGGACGGCGCGCCGCGGCTGGTGCTGCGTCGCGAAACCGTGGAAGACCTAGTGAGCCTGGAGGTGACGAGATGA